One window from the genome of Streptomyces sp. NBC_01476 encodes:
- a CDS encoding DUF4233 domain-containing protein encodes MRTLCSSTLIGEFFVIGFAGLVAMKHPDLSQGTVWTVCGIAMALCVLLCGAVTRPGALAVGWALQIGLIASGFVVGTMFILGVIFAALWWASIHYGRKIDEIRARHTATAA; translated from the coding sequence ATGCGGACGCTGTGTTCGAGCACGCTGATCGGGGAGTTCTTCGTCATCGGGTTCGCCGGGCTGGTCGCGATGAAGCACCCCGACCTGTCCCAGGGCACGGTCTGGACGGTCTGCGGCATCGCGATGGCGCTGTGCGTCCTGCTGTGCGGGGCGGTCACCCGGCCGGGTGCGCTGGCCGTCGGCTGGGCGCTGCAGATCGGCCTGATCGCCAGCGGCTTCGTGGTCGGTACGATGTTCATCCTCGGTGTCATCTTCGCCGCGCTGTGGTGGGCGTCCATCCACTACGGCCGCAAGATCGACGAGATCAGGGCCCGCCATACGGCGACAGCGGCCTGA